AAAGACCTCCAGGTGGGTGGTGGGACACAGGCAAGGGCCTCCAGGTGGGTGGTGGGACCCTGAGTGGGTGATGGAGATGGGGGACCCAAGCAGGGACCCCACATGGGCGGTGGAACCCAGACAAGGGCCCCCAGGTGGGTGGTGGGACCCTGAGTGGGTGATGGAGATGGGAGACCCAAGCAGGGACCCCACGTGGGTGGTGGGACACAGGCAAAGACCCCCAGGTGGGTGGTGGGACCTGGACAGGGTTCCCGAGTTGGGTGGTGGCGATGGAGGGACCCACACAGGGATCTCCAAGCGGGTGATGGAGATGGGGGGACCCGGGCAGGGACCCCATGTGGGTGGTAGGACACAGGCAAGGGCCCCCAACAGGGTGGTGGGACCCTGAGTGGGTGATGGAGATGGGGGACCCAAGCAGGGACCCCGTGTGGGTGGTGGGACACAGGCAAAGACCCCCAGGTGGGTGGTGGGACCTGGACAGGGTTCCCGAGTTGGGTGGTGGCGATGGAGGGACCCACACAGGGATCCCCAGGTGGGTGACGGAGATGGGGGGacccgggcagggacccccaggcGGGCGGTGGGCCGGGGGCAGGATTGGTGCCGGGCTGAGCGTGGGCTGTGCCTTGCAGAACGGCAAGCACGATGAGGCCTGGATGGTGCTGAAGCAGGTCCACGACACCAACATGCGGGCCAAGGGCCACCCCGAGAGGGTCTTCTCGGTAAGGTCCCCACTCCCCGGGGCTGAGCCACCACCGGGCCCCCCCAGCAGCGGGGGACAACACATCCCACCCCTGGGAACAGCCCCCGGCGCGGGGCAGCGCTGCTGGGGcgggtggggaaactgaggcacgagGTGGGGATGGGTCTCACCTGGCCCAGCGCCCCCCAGttgtcccccctcccccaccgcCGTGCCGCCCCGCAGGTCACCCACATCAAGACCATCAAGCGGGAGGACGAACTCATCGAGATCCAGTCGGACACCGGCACGTGGTACCGGCGCTGGCTGGTCCGGTTCCTCAACCTCTCGCAGCAGGTGAGGTGGgaccctgccccgggggggggtccggcccccccgtgtcccccacCCCGTGTCACCTCTCGTGCCCAcgtccccccccctcccaccgTAGGTCTGGAGCAACTTCCAGCAGTGCTTCGCGCCCGAGTACCGCCGCGTCACGCTGATGATGATGGCCGTGTGGTTCACCATGTCCTTCaggtgggggggggcacccaggaGGGCACGGGGAcggggggcagcgctgggggaCGGGGGCGCAGCACTGGGATgggtgggcagcactgggatgggcgggcagcactgggatggggtgggcagcactgggatgggtgggcagcactgggatgggtgggcagcactgggatggAATGGATGGCACTGGGATgggtgggcagcactgggatgggTGTGCAGCGCTGGAGGGGTGGGCAGCACTGTGATGGGGTGGATGGCACTGGGATAgggtgggcagcactggggtgggactgggatggggtgggcagcactgggatggcactgggatgggatgggcagcactgggatgggatggacagcactgggatgggatgggatgggatgggcagcactggggtggggtggcactgggatgggatgggcagcactgggatggCACTGGGATGGCATGGACATcactgggatgggatgggatggggtggggtggcactgggatggggtgggcagcactgggatgacactgggatggggtgggcagcactgggatgggTAGGCAGCACTGGGATGAcactgggatgggggggggcagcactgggatgggtgggcagcactgggatgaCACTGGGATgggtgggcagcactgggatgggatgggcagcactgggatgacactgggatggggtgggcagcactgggatgggtgggcagcactgggatggcactgggatgggtgggcagcactgggatggCATGGACATcactgggatgggatgggatgggatgggatgggatggggtgggatgggatgggatgggatgggatgggatgggatggggtgggcagcactggggtggggtggcactgggatggggtgggcagcactgggatgaCATTGGGTTggggtgggcagcactgggatgggTAGGCAGCACTGGGATGACACTGGGATggggtgggcagcactgggatggggtgggcagcactgggatgggtgggcagcactgggattacactgggatgggatgggcagcactgggatgggtgggcagcactgggatggcactgggatgggatgggcagcactgggatgacactgggatggggtgggcagcactgggatgtgtgggcagcactgggatggcactgggatgggatgggcaGCACTGGAATGACACTGGGATGGGGTGACTGGGATGGCACTGGGGTGGGAGTCACTGGGATGGCATTGGGCTGGGActggcagcactgggctgggaCGGGCGTCGCGGTACCCGGGCTGAGCCCCCCGCTCCCCACAGCTACTACGGGCTGACGGTCTGGTTCCCGGACATGATAAAGCACCTGCAGAACATCGAGTACGCCTCGCGCACCAAGCTCTTCACCCACGAGACCGTCCGGCACTTCACCTTCAACTTCACCCTGGAGAACCAGATCCACCGCGGCGGCGAGTACTTCAACGACAAGTGTGTcccggggggtggggtgctGAGGCCGGGCCCAGCTCGTGGCACGGGTGGGGGGTGCTGAGCCGGGTTCTTCCCGACACCCCCAGGTTCATCGGCCTGAAGATGAAGTCGGTGACGTTCGAGGACTCGCTCTTCGAGGAGTGCTACTTCGAGGACATCACCTCCAGCAACACCTTCTTCAAGAACTGCACCTTCATCTCCACCGTCTTCTACAACACAGGTGGGCGCGGGGGGGTGGTCCCATGGAgggggggggatggggcagggggtgacacccccccccaacccttCTGCCTCCCAACAGATCTCTTCGAGTACAAGTTCATCAACAGCAGGGTGGTGAACAGCACCTTCCTGCACAACAAGGAGGGCTGCCAGCTGGACTTCAGCGACGACAACAACGCCTACATGATCTACTTCGTCAGCTTCCTGGGCACCCTGGCCGTCCTGCCCGGGAACATCGTCTCGGCGCTCCTCATGGATAAAATCGGCCGCCTCCGCATGCTGGGTGGGCATcacggggggtgggggacacgccgggtgggggggggggggtgccccAGCAAACGCTCGCCTTCAAGTTGGACCAGGCTCCAGTGGCAGGTGGCCTGTGGCCAAGGGGGGCTGGGTGGCCTAAAGGTCCCAACCCAGGGCAgcccgtgccccccccccccgcctcagTTTCCCTCCCCCAGGCCGTGTCGCCTCCCGGCCCTGACGTGTCCCCCGTGTCCCCTCGCAGCCGGCTCCAGCGTCATGTCCTGCgtcagctgcttcttcctctccttcgGCAACAGCGAGTCGGCCATGATcgccctgctctgcctcttcGGCGGCGTCAGCATCGCCTCCTGGAACGCCCTCGACGTGCTCACCGTGGAGCTGTACCCCTCCGACAAGAGGTGCGCCCCGGGGGGCGGTTGGGTGCTGGGGGACCGatgggggggggctgggggctgggtaCCACCcctgggatgggggatgctgaGGGCCAGatagggggtgctgggggctgggtaCCACCcctgggatgggggatgctgaGGGCCAGatagggggtgctgggggctgggtaCCACCcctgggatgggggatgctgagggccagatggggggtgctgggggctgggtaCCACCcctgggatgggggatgctgaGGGCCAGatgtggggggctgggggctgggtaCCACCcctgggatgggggatgctgaGGGCCAGatgtggggggctggggggccagatgtgggggggctgggggctgggtaCCACCCCAGGATGGGGGATGCTGAGGGCCAGatgtggggggctggggggctgggtACCACCcctgggatgggggatgctgggggccagatgtggggggctgggggccagatgtggggggctgggggctgggtaCCACCcctgggatgggggatgctgggggccagatgtggggggctggggggctgggtACTACCcctgggatgggggatgctgggggccagatgtggggtgctgggggctgggtaCCACCcctgggatgggggatgctgggggccagatgtggggggctgggggctgggtaCCACCcctgggatgggggatgctgaGGGCCAGatgtggggggctgggggctgggtaCCACCcctgggatgggggatgctgggggccAGATGTGGGGGGCTGGGTACCACccctgggatggggggatgCTGAGGGCCAGatgtggggggctgggggctgggtaCCACCCCTGGGATGGGGGGTGCTGAGGGCCAGatgtggggggctgggggctgggtaCCACCCCAGGATGGGGGATGCTGAGGGCCAGatgtggggggctgggggctgggtaCCACCcctgggatgggggatgctggggctgcagaccagggatgcagggacagATGAGGTCACTTGGGGTCCAGCTCCCGCCATGCCACCCCACTGTCCCCACGGTGCCACCCCGTTGTCCCCACGATGCCACCCTGTTGTCCCCACGATGccaccctgctgtccccaccaTGCCGCCCCGCTGTCCCGGTGATGCCACCCGCTGTCCCCGCAGGACGACGGCCTTCGGCTTCCTGAACGCGCTGTGCAAGCTGGCGGCGGTGCTGGGCATCAGCATCTTCACGTCCTTCGTGGGCATCACCAAGGCGGTGCCCATCCTGCTGGCCTCGGCCGCGCTGGCGCTCGGCAGCTCCCTCGCCTTGAAACTGCCGGAGACTCGGGGGCAAGTCCTGCAGTGatgggggggcctggggggtgagggaccccccccccagccctgcccccccgcgcccccagcccagctcccctccctgccccgccccccccggggaTTAGTCTCGTTAGACACTGTGAAACGTCTTCTTGGAGCATTTGGGgtctttttcatttgcacttggccacccagaccccccccacccccctccaagccccccccctcccccccgcccaTTTCTTTTCTCGGTGTCACCCCCTCTGTGAATAGCTGCTCgttcctggggggctgcggggggctgcaggtggggggTCGGGGTGCCTCAGCCTTGCAGAGGGGGGGACAGGCCCtgcgccccccaccccagcatccctggggccagggaggaggaggaggatgaaggcTCCGTCCTCAGCCCCCCAGCAGGGATGGGGCGGTGGCggctccgtgcctcagtttccccatccgGAAGGACAGGGCAAGGTCGGCAGGTGAAAGGGGAGGGGGTCTCTATCTGCACCCCCCCAAGGAGAAtcggggggtggtggtgcacCTTGGTGTGCATGGCCTTTTGGGGTGCAAGACCCCCCTTGGGGTGTACAGCACctgggcaggcacagcaccctggggtgcgCATTAGGGTGCGTGGCTCGGGGGGGTGCAGCATGGCGGGGTGCGCAGCAATTCGGGGTGCGCAGCAATTTGGGGTGTGCAGCAATTCGGGGGGCACATGCTGCATGGCGGGGTGCGCAGCAATTCGGGGTGCAGAGCAATTATTTGGGGTGCGCAGCAATTTGGGGTGTGCAGCAATTCGGGGTGCAGAGCAATTATTTGGGGTGCACAGCACACCGAGGCGCGCTGCATGGCGGGGTGCACAGCCATTGTTCGGGGTGCACAGCAATTTGGGGTGCACAACCCTTCGGAGTGCACCAACCTCCCGCAGCAGAACCCCTCGGGGTTGCACGGCCTTTTGGGGTGCCCAGCACCTTAAAGCACAGCACCCCGTGGGGtgcacagcaccctggggtgcacaGCGCCTCGCTTTGTGGGGCGTTTCAGGGTGCACGACGCCTCGGGGCGCATGGCACCAGGGGGGTGCAGGGCCTTTTGGGGTGCACGGTGCTTCATCGTGTGCGGCACCCCGGGGTGCTGAGCCCGTCGGCGAGCACAGCACCCCGGGGTGCTGCCGGCCCCTTGCCCCCCAGGGTGCAACAGCCCCCACCCTTTGTTTAATTTTGGGGTGCAGCCGGGCCCCCCCTGTACCAGGCACTGCCCCCCCACAGCTGGGTGCCCCAAGGCATCACCCACGGGTGCTGCCGGCCTTCGTGCGTCCACTTGGGTGCCTGGTGGGGGCTGacccagacccccccccccccccccccgccttggATGGGTGGTGGGGGGCACTGCTGCGTTTTGGGGTGCAGTGGGGTGGGGTCTCCCAAAactgccatttatttttatttttaagctcgTTTttaaaggtggttttttttttttcttagggtGCTGGTGCAGGCGGGGGGTGCTCCTTGCACCCCCTCCGCCCCCAACTcccttcccccatccccccttttcccacacaccccccccccagcccagagcaCAAAACCACCAGCGGTTtgcaaagcacaaagcagcGCCCAGATacagcatccccccccccccaaaaaaagtgGGGTACGGGGTcgtggggctgtgccccccccccaagtcaGTCCCCAGCAAGGGATGGGAAGTGTTGGTCTATGCAAAAGCGCTTTGGaggcccccagcagcccccccaaCATCATGGGAGCCCCCCAATACTTagggcagcccccccagcatTGCGAGCAGCCCCCCTATGCGATTGAGCGGTGTGTGcttcatctcctcctcctcctcctcctcctccccccccacccccttcgGTGTAGCTGGTCCTTtggggagccccccccccccccccccccgtagTTCTGTCCGTGCGCAGTCGTGCCGTGCTGTAGTTTTTAGATGTTTGTAAattaattaaacaaacaaaaaaacccacctaaaagaaacaaaaccaaaaaaaaaaaaatgtggaaaaagccaaaaaaacccaaatggaCCCAAAATCATtcaaccccccacccccacccccccgcggAAGCATCACCCGGCCGCCGTTTCCAAGCTGCCCCCGAGTGAGCGTTTATTTTttggggtgcaggagggagaaTGCGCCTTCGAAAttaaatgggggggggggcaccaaCAAAAGCCCCCCCCCaaggtgggaggggagggggcaccccCAAGGTGGGAGCAGACAGCAGGGGGAAGAGGTTTTGCAGAGGGAGGGGGGCACCCCCAAACCTACCCCTAAGGTGGGAATAGGGAGGGGGGCACCCCCTAACCCCCTCAAagtgggagggggggggcaccccaACCCTCCCCAAGGTaaggagcggggaggggggggcaccccaaaacccaccaagGTGGGAGcgggtggggagggggttgtGCAGAGGACAGGGTgcaggtgtgtgtggggggcaCCCCCAAGGTGGGAGTGGGCGGGGGGGGCACCCCCAAATCCCCCAAGGtagggagcagggaggggggcaccCCAAGCCCCCCCAAGGTGGGGGTGGGCAGTAGGGGAGAGGTTGTGCAGAGGATGGGGAGCAGGTGGGGGGGGCACCCctaaccccccccccaaggTGGGAGTGGGCAGAGGGGcacccccaaagccccccaAGGTGGGAGCGGGCAGGGGGGGCTGTGCAGAGGATGGGGTCAGGCTGGGACCCACGGGGTGGCTGGGTGCCATACcaaggggggagggggggtcacCCCaactgccccccacccccgcagggctctacccccccccccgcagcatcacggggtggggggctccCCCAGCGCCGCCATCACTGATCGCGGGgtgccccccgctccccgccggcggGATGCTCCTGCTTAGACCCCCCCAGGcaaggggggcggggggggggacgTGGGGGTCCTGCTGCCATTGCTGGGGGGTCCTGGCGACGATGGCGAGGGCGTGCAGGGGGCCGGCCAGCTCGGTGTCCAGCGCCGCGTGGACCAGGCGATGCCGCTGCAGCGGGGGGAGCCCGGCGAAGCGCTCGCTGACCACCACCACCGCGAAGTGGCTCTCGGCACCGGGGGGGCCGCCGTGGCGGGGGCTCTCGTCCAGCACCTGCAGGTgggtgggctgcagggccgCATCCAGCTTGGCGCGGATGGCGCGGGCCAGGGGGGCCCTCAGCCATGGCCTgagccccccgcgcccccgcccgccACCAGGGGACCCCGCATCCAGAgagggggggctgcgggggagAGAGCGGCGTCGGGGggggcaggatcaggccccatctggggggggagggggggttgtATGGGAGGGCTGATCAGGCCCCATTTGGGGGGGGGTATGGGGgtggcaggatcaggccccgTTTcaggggggggagggggggtgtaTGGGGGGGGGCTGATCAGTCCCCATTTGGGGGGGGCGGATGGGGGGGCGGATGAGGCTCCCtttggggatggggggcaggATGAGGCCCTGTTTCGGGGGGGGCGGTTGTAGGGGGGGGCGGATCAGGCCC
The sequence above is drawn from the Falco naumanni isolate bFalNau1 chromosome 20, bFalNau1.pat, whole genome shotgun sequence genome and encodes:
- the SV2A gene encoding LOW QUALITY PROTEIN: synaptic vesicle glycoprotein 2A (The sequence of the model RefSeq protein was modified relative to this genomic sequence to represent the inferred CDS: deleted 1 base in 1 codon), whose product is MDESFRDRTAFIRGAKDIAKEVKKHAAKKVSKGMDRVQDEYTKRSYSRFEEEEDDEDYAPQDGYYRGGEGANEEEGASSDATEGHDEEDEIYEGEYQGIPRQDSMKTGERLGVQAAGGAFDDSEGQRRKDKEELAQQYELILQECGHGRFQWTLYFVLGLALMADGVEVFVVGFVLPSAEKDMCLSDSNKGMLGLIVYLGMMVGAFLWGGLADRLGRRQCLLISLSANSVFAFFSSFVQGYGTFLFCRLLSGVGIGGSIPIVFSYFSEFLAQEKRGEHLSWLCMFWMIGGIYASAMAWAIIPHYGWSFQMGSAYQFHSWRVFVLVCAFPSVFAIAALTTMPESPRFFLENGKHDEAWMVLKQVHDTNMRAKGHPERVFSVTHIKTIKREDELIEIQSDTGTWYRRWLVRFLNLSQQVWSNFQQCFAPEYRRVTLMMMAVWFTMSFSYYGLTVWFPDMIKHLQNIEYASRTKLFTHETVRHFTFNFTLENQIHRGGEYFNDKFIGLKMKSVTFEDSLFEECYFEDITSSNTFFKNCTFISTVFYNTDLFEYKFINSRVVNSTFLHNKEGCQLDFSDDNNAYMIYFVSFLGTLAVLPGNIVSALLMDKIGRLRMLAGSSVMSCVSCFFLSFGNSESAMIALLCLFGGVSIASWNALDVLTVELYPSDKRTTAFGFLNALCKLAAVLGISIFTSFVGITKAVPILLASAALALGSSLALKLPETRGQVLQ
- the LOC121099615 gene encoding uncharacterized protein LOC121099615, producing MGRWRLRASVSPSGRTGQGRQVKGEGVSICTPPRRIGGWWCTLVCMAFWGARPPLGCTAPGQAQHPGVRIRVRGSGGCSMAGCAAIRGAQQFGVCSNSGGTCCMAGCAAIRGAEQLFGVHSTPRRAAWRGAQPLFGVHSNLGCTTLRSAPTSRSRTPRGCTAFWGAQHLKAQHPVGCTAPWGAQRLALWGVSGCTTPRGAWHQGGAGPFGVHGASSCAAPRGAEPVGEHSTPGCCRPLAPQGATAPTLCLILGCSRAPPVPGTAPPQLGAPRHHPRVLPAFVRPLGCLVGADPDPPPPPPALDGWWGALLRFGVQWGGVSQNCHLFLFLSSFLKVVFFFS
- the BOLA1 gene encoding LOW QUALITY PROTEIN: bolA-like protein 1 (The sequence of the model RefSeq protein was modified relative to this genomic sequence to represent the inferred CDS: deleted 2 bases in 1 codon) is translated as MDGAPRTPTPHPLPGPCTPHAAGAPGGGKGPRGILGAAVLSASRDRPGGGASISQRAQRRSRAWAVRGPPSLDAGSPGGGRGRGGLRPWLRAPLARAIRAKLDAALQPTHLQVLDESPRHGGPPGAESHFAVVVVSERFAGLPPLQRHRLVHAALDTELAGPLHALAIVARTPQQWQQDPHVPPRPPCLGGSKQEHPAGGERGAPRDQ